The sequence below is a genomic window from Daphnia pulicaria isolate SC F1-1A chromosome 6, SC_F0-13Bv2, whole genome shotgun sequence.
TCACGGGATGCAATTTGGGACAAACTGATGAAAATGGCGTTGCCGAGCAGaaaaagagcagcagcagcctgggCGCGCCTGGATATTTTTGATGAGGTGACAAACTCGGCACGACACACAAAAGGCCATGGCACCGCGTCAAACGCAGAGGTAGAGAGTGAAAAAGAATCGTCGTAAAGTTTGCCGCTTCCTTTGACGGCCTAGTTTGACATATTGATGTACATCGCAACTTCTGGTTTTGTCTCATCTTCGCGCGTTTTCCAGGCCAAAGCACAGCAGCGACTAAACTCCATCCCGGCGCTGGATCAGACGTTATACAActgattgaattcattttaaCGGAATGGAAACTTAAACCTTTTATACGGAGAAATAGTctaattgaaagaaagaagatgaaaaaggcctttttttttggcgattCGAAGAAGCACTCGAGTGAAGAAACTTGTACACCCACATGGCATATATGAACAGCGGCGAATTAGAGAGCTGCATCAATTCTCTCTATTTTATTACTTATAATATCGAACGAATCAGGATCCATTCAATTTGTTGGTTATTTTATACCTGATGTGGGATGCTTCTCGGTCGTAGCTTCCCCATCCGAACAGCGGCGGACAAGTGACGGCCAGCGCATAGGACCAGATGAGAGTCAGCAAAACGGCGGCCTGAACCCGGCCCAGTTTGGCGCTGCCACCGCCGACGCCACTGAAGGCCCCGTTCCGGTTTGCTGGGCAGTACACGACCAGTTGACATCGCCACAAGGCCAGTGCCGTCAATGTCGTAATCGATCCGATTCCTATACATGTCCAACACCCACCCACGCAACACCATTCAGACAGGATAAAATTGACATTGTGTTCAACATAAGAATGAAAGACTCACCCGTAGTGGACATGATCATGGCGTAGGCGACGCACAATTCATCGCTAAAGGGCCAATCATATTGCAGAGCAGCAGCTGCCGAGATGGGCGTCCTGAATATTCAAAACTCCTTCATCATCCGATTGAGATAAAAGTATATAAAAACTGATTGAAATATACCCGAATCCGGCAATCAATCCGTCGGAGCAGGCCAAGTTGAGCAACATCCAATTCAGTGGCGTCATTTTCTGTGTCGCAATTAGAATCGGGTAAATTATCCAGCACATCAACGTTGGATTCAAGAAATGGCAAAtatcaaaattcaaagtttccattattttaattagtgcaattaaatttctaaaatataACAACCGGTTATGTTTCCATTCCAACCTGCGGATCGTTGACGATGACGAGGACGACGACAATGTTCATCAAGAGACCGAGGACGCTGATGAAGATCAAATAACCGGCGGCCAACTGGTAGGCCCAAATTGGCATTAGCAAATGGGCCAATTCCGCGTGTGTCTGCTCAGCATCAATGTCGATGCGACTGACAATGTTTAGCGATGCGGCATTGTTGCTCGTCATCAATTCGCTCTCCATTAAGTCACTTTGACTCTCTTTCACAAAGTCAAAGATGAATCCGACGAGAAAGGTCCCCGAAGTGTTTGCAGGGATGGTCGAGGTGCTGGTGTTGGTAGCAGGAATAGCCATCTTCATCCGGCCGTTGTGCATTAGTTCGACTATAGGCGATTGAAACCGGTCGAGCGCGGGGAAGCTAACGTATTACCGTGAGTGCTCTCGGGTCAAGATCTTCCCTGCTGCTGTCATTGAGTACGAAACAATGTTGTTCGACAACAACTAATATAGCTATACACAACCAATGACGACCAACGAAAATAGCCGCAATAGCACAAATGTACCGTATGTAGTTtcgattaactttttttctgcgATTTCTCGGGCAAGAGTAACCCAATAATCCCGCGTCTATATAGCTTCGTTGTTATTTGATATATCGTCCGGTAACTTGATTTTGCACTCGACGATTCTCGATTGCTACTGAGAAAATAACGTTTGATGTGAAACGAGAGAACCCCTTTCGTTATAATTATCCGCTATTATATATCGATAATAGGACTGAATTGCGTTTTGCCGGATCCAACTCGGCTGCTTAAAGCCAGcagcaaaaacaaaagtcaAAACGCGAGCGGCGTGGCGTATTGTGCACGCAGTATATACCACAGCAGCTATATTAGGCCAAGAACTAATGGGCCATTGAATCTGTCCAATAATCTCTTGCTGCTGCGTGATGATGGATGCGGGCGTGATAGATCGTCTACCGGTGGTCGCCAAATAAGAATCCAAGTTTCACTTACCAGCATACGCGGAAGACCGGAATATTAAACCGGTCCAAATCTCTAATCAAATTCGAGCTAATGCGCGGAGAAAGATCGAACGTCTAAAGGTGAAATTCGAACTATTATACGCGGGATATAATATTCCACACTCACCGCACACGTACATAATAGATTTGAAGCTCATTAAGAAAAGATATAAGTGGCTATATCGCAGCAGACTCGGAAATCTAATAAACTTACGTCTATGTCTATTCGGTTGGCAGCAGCGATATACTAATGAGACGGGGTAGTCGGGGGAATACGCTACACACGCACGCAGCACTGCCCTGATTCGGAGAAACGAAACGAATAATCACTGGGCGCTTTTCTCGGCATGTGATGCCATTTCACCATTTCACCATAAACACAGatcgcgcacacacacacactgaatAATCGAATCAGACGATGAAGCAGCAGCGAAGAGATGTAGAGATAAGATAAAAGGAGAGGCCGCCTTCATttgaaagtaagaaaaaagagcaTTAGCTCTCAACTGGATAGCTACTACTATTACTACACCGCCCGCGCTCTTCCACTAGTCTGCGCTTCTGCGGTGGACATGGGACTAGTTTTATACAATTCGGTGGCGAGACGATAGACATGTATATATAGGAGAGTGCCTGAATATCTAAAGGTGCAGCCGTCAAGCCGTGCTGGCTGGAAAGATCTAAAGTGCTGCTTCAGGATGGAGTGtgccgagcagcagcagcagcagccgatgtcgtcgtcgtcgtcgtcgtcgtgcagCGCGCGCAAAATGGAAGACACGCGCCGGTCTATTCTTTCATAATTCACCATCAGCCAAGAAGGAGCGACCAAAATTCTTTTCAGATTGTTTTTGATCAAGGCACGCCCCTCGCTTTGATATAGGcctttatttgtgtgtgtctgatgTGTGTACATATCCAACTCTTGGCTGAAAACGTTTGATTTCGTATTCAGCGTTGAATTGGCAACCTTTTATATTGGTCGGGTTTAGCGGGATTTCCTATACTATAATACCTTGAGATATTTTCAGATTTCAATATAAATAACCGGGTTCGTCTCTTTATGtgtgctttttcttttattctgtggcggtgaataaattttttgaaattgaatttaaaaattaaaattggctttttcttttgcaaatCGATAAATCTTGGGCGGTTATATAATATGAGTCGGTGCTGCGCAATTGCATATTGGCTCGTCCTGATTTATACATCCGTTTTTGCGTTTCCATGTCgacgaaaataggaaaattttgtttcgacTGTCAAGAAATTCCCAACAGGaatgaaggaaatgaaataaaattacctttttttattttattctttattttccctgtctggctgctgctggttgctGCTGCATCCCTAATGTGACACTCAGCTGTAGTACAGCAGTCTGCGCATATAAAATGTGATTTTGATTCAAGACGACGTCGTGACATGATTGAAAATGACGAGCGAGACAAGGCAGGCAACGAGTAGAGCTCAGCAACAAGCTACTGCACAAGTCCCAAAGAGGCGTACAGTAGGCTGCTAACAACAGTTTCAATCCAGCGTGATGTAGCATATAATCTAATCTGTAGGCTACCCTTACGTGTGACACACCGTGAAAGATTATTGCTCCTCCTTCTACCTTCTCCTCACAGCTCTCCACATTATTCGCTAAATGTCGAAGATATTCTCTTTCTTAGATGCGCCATCATTTGCATCTCCAACCATCCGGAAGGTTTCTTTAAATTGATCTGGAATTAGTTGATGGTATACTACATGTAGGCTTGTGGTATTCaatttcaataattaaaagattcaattaattatttattaataataGCTAGACCTTTTAAATAGTCAATTATTTATATACATTTCCTATGCACGCCAAGTCATATGTGTGCTGTAGGCATACACATATATGGATCGATGGCCAATCCTATAGTCTGAATGTGATTGCACCGGCCAAAATATCGATAAAAGGTTGGCATCAGTGGGCTCGAATTTGCAACTTTAATATTGCTTCTTTGTTGGTTGTTACATCATATGAGGACTTGTGGTGAATTTCCTCTGTTGTGAGCGATTACCGCGTCGCATTACTATATATTCCGTCGGGATATTAACGTTTTGAACGTCGTCATCGCCGTTACGGCACCATCCATATCCGCACTGTAATATATTCGATCattctacttttcttttttttttaccctgaTATATGTATGATATATTAAAAAAGGACCCACTGCTGCACTCCTAAGAGTAGTGTCCCTTTATTTTATTCCGGAGCggaagggaaataaaaaaaagctttctgGCACTGGATAATGCAATGGCAGGATGTGACATCGTCAGCTGTTATTCCCTTTTACATAGAGAGAATAGAACACAATGTTTCTCGGatactcttttgtttttctccggcATGTGCTGCTTGTACATGATGGATTCAAATTTTCTACTTAGAAGTAGAAATAATACGCATTGGgcgatattttgatttgattcttaaatttcttattctaCCGGAAGATTTTTTCTTCACGGCAGCAGTACAAGATCTTAATTGCTTCTCCATGACAACAGCCTACAATGTTTTGTATGTACCGCTTCGTGTATAACTGGTTGAACGCTGTAGAGTTAGACTTGATGTCACTAGTACCCCATGACATGTGCGCGTAGAAGTgagaaagggaagaagacTATAATAAACAATAgtaagattttattttgatgtgaAACTATATTCTATTTTTGACATCATGTCGAAAATAATGTATTGCGCTGCATAAGGATGATTAAGACTTGCAAATTCTTGGTGATTTCATTATACATAGCTGCAGCGTCGTGAGTTGAATAATTGAAACATTTGCGACTAATAGGATCGACCCGTTTAGATATTTGCATGTGTCAATAAGTGTTATTGGCAATTCAATTACAATTAGCCTACTTATTCCCGGCTTATTCCCCATTCTGAtaatttaagtaaaaaagaaaatagtcgGCATATGGTCGACATTAAAGACTATATATAACTGGATCCCGTTAATAGCCACTTAATGATGGTCACGTTAACAGAATAGACGAAAATAACGCAACAGCTCGTTATTTTTTAGTTGCCAGTCGTTGTCGTTCAATTCCCCACagtttgttgcataatgaatTCTTCCTTCTAAGACCATCAAATCCAACCAAATCCTTTCATCCCGTTTTCTGattattccttttctttttgaattgtcACTCAATTTACGTATAGCTACCCAACTAAAAGCGCTATATAATGTGTTTGTACTATTTAGCCTCTAATATTTGAATAATGAATGCGAAATCGCACAAGATGTTCACTTGAATATTCACGAATGAAGATTTCACCTGTAGGAAACTTGTCATCCTAATACGACGTATAACACGCTTGCTGAGTACCATTAGATTAATAAGTTGTATGCTATGCGCTCTGCTGTTTTGTAAACGCGATCAGATAAATATTAGATGTCTATAGTCCCAGTTTGATTGCAATCTGTCGGGAATTccattaaaattcatttcaagcAAAAGGTTCAGGGGAAAGATGATGATTCGTCTACTACTAGTAAAAAAATACGATGTACCCCAGCAGTGGGCTGCATATGATTGCCATTTTTGTCGACGCGTCGACAAGTTGTGTTTGACGTTAATATTTTGCGTAAATAAGATTTCGTCgcacttttgttttgtttattacattgtttaattttattttgcccCTCTGCGTCGACTGCTATACTCGGCGACGTGACGCAAATGGAATCGGGGGCCTGCTGTAATTGCCTTCAACGGCAGGTTAACATCACAACAGTTGCCGAAAGTATAGAAAAGAGGCGGAGTCAGTTTTGGGCATTGTCCGTCGCAAGTGCCACCGCCCACCGGTTCGTCTATAGTGTCAAAAGCGTTAATATGGCGGGGAAATGTAATGAGAATCTTTTCCACGAATTTTAAACTCttcaggcaaaaaaaaaaggctattaTGGGTCAGGTAATAAGCGGCAGATGATTGATAAAAGCCCACACTGCTATCAGCAGCAGCTGGATCATTTTTGTCAATCGCTAATTGTCACGCCACCTGTTGCTACCTACGCTCTACTGAATTCTGTGCTATATCGATGGTGGAATATTACTCCATACATTTATCCCGGACCGACGGCAGAAATCCGCGTTTGTGTTCTCCAATCACGTCACTTTGAGCCGATTGAACTTACAATCCCAGTAGAGTGGACTTTCAAGCAGTGTGGTATTAGCTAGATAATACCAGAAAATCAAGATTGGTACGTGTATCCTCTTGATTGTCGCATCAGTCGTTCTACCGGAAAACTCGGGGCCGTAGATGAGAACCAACCATTATACATCCGCCGAGTGCAGGGGGAAGGCTACGTAGTATAAACCTACCACATGTAATACGTGAATATGCACTCAGAAATGATACACCGCCCTCACGGCCGCGTGCATTATCCGGATGTCACGTACATGGAGTAGATCTATGACACTTTAAGATTATATTTCTGACCTATACATATGGTAGAACGCTATCGCCCCCGCACCGGATATCCGATCAAAAGTGgcgaaaataagaacaaaagtcaaagaaaaactTCAACAGATTTCGTTTGGGTTGAATATTTTTGATTAGCCTACTTTCAAATATTTCCGTTATGGAAAATGACGATAAAATAGTAACGGAGGCGTAGAATGTCGCATGTGAAACATCTGGAAATCACACGGTAATATAttccatctttttatttttccgttcGCCTTTCCTGCtgaattcataatttttctgatttgacttttttattttggtatttTCGTGTTTCAACTCCATATTCCACCGAAATTCTTCTATTGATCTTACCTTCtacaggaaaataaaatagccGTCTAGTCTATCAGCTGCGGCTGCATGGTTTATTAGGGTCCGTCCTACGTACGGCGCAGCGCAACCGCAAAATGTTATCCAAATTCGGAAATCAAATTGTGTGATAAGGCCACAACACACATTAAGAAATTGTGGGCATGAAATGTGAaatcgtttttatttctttttattttgtaaaaaaattttgaagttaattcaatttcatattttatcgATTTCTTTCTAGATGGCATCATTGATCAAGCAGACGACAAATTGCAAAAATTGACGCTTTCCATTTCAAGTTGTTGTCTGACGTTTCTCATTCTGTCCGGCTGCCTCGTTTCTAGATTTCAAAAGCTGTTGAAGCAAACTACGTATTTGTTGTTTGCTTCGCAATGAGCACCCGAGGTAAATATATCGTAATAGATTGGCGTCGTTTTCAATACAGATTCTCATTGCTatgttattccttttttccgaTGTAGAAACTGATGAACAACAAAGGATTCGATTTCAGGTGGAACTAGAATTTGTGCAATGTTTTGCAAATCCAAATTATCTGCACTGTAAGtattttgtctatttttaaaatcaacacTTTCATTATGCCTTTTTTACACTAGTCCTTGCTCAACGTGGCTATTTTAAGGATCCAGCGTTTGTCAACTACATCAAGTATTTACAGTATTGGAAGGAGCCTGCATATGCAAAATATTTGAAGTACACCAATTCACTTGCATTTTACCCCAGCTAGAAAGTATaattacattatattccagGTACCCTATGTGTTTGCATTTCCTAGACTTGCTTCAATATGAGCATTTCAGAAAGGAGGTTGTGAATGGCCAGTGTGCTCGTTTCATTGATGATCAGCAAATCCTTCACTGGCAACATTACACTAGAAAGAGGGTTCGTCTTCTTCAAAGTCAAGCAGAGAAGCACATGATGACTGTTCAGAATGAGCCAACACCACAGAAAAGTGTTTGATTCATGATTATTATTGTGTAAGGaactttttaaacttttcttATATTGGGCAAGTATATGCAAGACAATATagaaattttttgtaaattgctGTATTTTGTGTTGAGTTTTTGCAAACCACCAGAAAATGTTAACAACACTTGTTTTGAGTGAGAATGTTTAGAATGGAATAGCTGCTGTGACCTCAACTGATGGGAGCGAGTGGAAAATCTCTACATATGAGATTTGTCATCAATTACTATACTCAATAACCTCAAAAGGCAGATTTTCTTCACTTCTTCAATCCCAATGTTTAGTTCTTCAGCAGCTGAGTGTTCCAATCTCTCAACTATTCCTTTCAAGATTGCTTCCTTCTTGTTCTGCCTGGCACAGATGACAAAAGGAAATCCAAACTTTCCTCTGTatctatttgaaaataatagcCCAAAAGTGGCACAGCTCATTAGTTATTATAGTTATAGAACAGTAAGTATAATTATATATAATTTGTCATACTTGATATTGGTCTCTCTTAGCAGTTGTTTTTCACCAAGTGTCATTGTGTCTAAACCTGCAGCTTTCTGTTCAGCAGTACTCTCCTGTGTCAGGCTGCCAAGTTCAGCTAGCCTGCCAGCCAAATCAGGGTGAAGTCTTAGCACCCCCTCTTTACCT
It includes:
- the LOC124342891 gene encoding mediator of RNA polymerase II transcription subunit 31-A-like, yielding MSTRETDEQQRIRFQVELEFVQCFANPNYLHFLAQRGYFKDPAFVNYIKYLQYWKEPAYAKYLKYPMCLHFLDLLQYEHFRKEVVNGQCARFIDDQQILHWQHYTRKRVRLLQSQAEKHMMTVQNEPTPQKSV
- the LOC124342871 gene encoding 2-oxo-4-hydroxy-4-carboxy-5-ureidoimidazoline decarboxylase-like, which translates into the protein MADMLNISLVNELNYEDFISRFGNVVEHCSICAAAIWRNRPFRDIHHLHQEICSFLDLLPDTGKEGVLRLHPDLAGRLAELGSLTQESTAEQKAAGLDTMTLGEKQLLRETNIKYRGKFGFPFVICARQNKKEAILKGIVERLEHSAAEELNIGIEEVKKICLLRLLSIVIDDKSHM